Sequence from the Candidatus Micrarchaeia archaeon genome:
TCGCTCTTCTTCGACTCTTCACTCACCACGAAGGTGACCGTGTTCCCGAATTCCATCTTCGCGACGGATTTTTCGGTCCTTACCGGAGATATTATGAACATTCAAGCACCTCAGAATTTCTTGAGCTCTTCGACTGCGCTGGCCGAGAACACGGTCAGGCGCCCTGGATGGGTGCCTGGAGCGAGATGGCGCACCTTCAGCTCCGAGACTTTCACCGCGTCAACTCCGGCGAGGTTCCTCGCGGCCTTGAGCACGCTTCCGCCCTTCACCACGAGCAGGACGGATTTCGGGACATACTTGGATTTGCTCCTCGTGTGCCTTATTCCACTCAGCGCTTTCGTGTTGTTCTTGGCTTTCAAAACATCGGTCGCAAGGCCGAGTTTTTCGAAAATATTCATGACCTGCTTTGTCTTGCTCACCGATTCGAGCGAATTGTCAAGAATCAAGGGAAGCTTGGAATTGAAAATGTGGCCGCGGGATTTCGCGAGCTCCGGGTTCGCAGTAGCGGCTATTGCGGAGCGCAGGGCTTTGCTGTATTCCTTCGGGTTCATCTCTTCTATGAGTATTTTCTGCGGCTTCGGGGGATGGGCGCGCCTTCCCTTGACTGCGCTCGGAATCCTTTTCACCTTCCCGTGCTGGC
This genomic interval carries:
- the rpl4p gene encoding 50S ribosomal protein L4 — encoded protein: MKAEIYSLEGKASGSVELPACFSEAVRPDLIKRAVLSDESRTYQPKGSFRLAGLQTSAVYKGRKEDFGSLKNRGGAKLPREVGSKGQHGKVKRIPSAVKGRRAHPPKPQKILIEEMNPKEYSKALRSAIAATANPELAKSRGHIFNSKLPLILDNSLESVSKTKQVMNIFEKLGLATDVLKAKNNTKALSGIRHTRSKSKYVPKSVLLVVKGGSVLKAARNLAGVDAVKVSELKVRHLAPGTHPGRLTVFSASAVEELKKF